The region CAAGACTGGCGGTACGATCCACTTGGTGATCAACAACCAGGTCGGTTTCACCATCAGTAATCCGGAAGATTCGCGTTCGACCGAATACTGCACCGACGTTGCGAAGATGATCCAGGCGCCGATCCTCCATGTGAATGGAGATGATCCTGAAGCCGTATTGTTCGTGACCCAGCTGGCTATCGATTACCGCATGCAGTTCAAGCGTGACGTGGTGATCGACCTGGTCTGCTACCGCCGTCGCGGCCACAACGAGGCTGACGAGCCAAGCGGCACCCAACCGCTGATGTATCAGCAAATCGCCAAGCAGCGCACCACCCGTGAGCTGTACGCCGAACGCCTGACCCAGGCCGGTGTGGTGGATGATGCGCGTGTTCAAGCGAAAATCGATGAATACCGCAACGCGCTGGACAACGGTCTGCATGTTGTAAAAAGCCTGGTCAAAGAGCCGAACAAAGAGTTGTTCGTGGACTGGCGTCCGTATCTGGGCCACGCCTGGACTGCGCGTCACGACACCACGTTCGACCTCAAGACCTTGCAGGAACTGTCCGCCAAGCTTCTGGAGATTCCGGAAGGCTTCGTGGTTCAGCGCCAGGTTTCGAAGATCTACGAAGACCGTCAGAAAATGCAAGTTGGCGGCCTGCCAATCAACTGGGGTTACGCCGAAACCATGGCGTATGCGACCCTGGCGTTCGAAGGTCACCCGATTCGCATGACCGGTCAGGACATCGGCCGCGGTACGTTCTCGCACCGTCACGCTGTCTTGCACAATCAGAAAGACGCGGGGAGCTACATCCCGCTGCAGCACCTGTACAACGGTCAGCCTCGTTTCGACCTGTATGACTCGCTGTTATCCGAGGAAGCGGTTCTGGCGTTCGAATACGGTTATTCGACCACCGAGCCGAATGCCCTGGTTATCTGGGAAGCGCAGTTCGGCGATTTCGCCAACGGTGCCCAGGTGGTTATCGACCAGTTCATCACCAGTGGTGAGCACAAGTGGGGCCGTCTTTGCGGTCTGACCATGCTGCTGCCGCACGGTTATGAAGGTCAGGGACCGGAGCACTCTTCGGCTCGTCTTGAGCGTTACCTGCAACTGTGCGCCGAGCACAACATTCAGGTATGCGTACCAACGACGCCGGCTCAGATCTACCACTTGCTGCGTCGCCAGGTGATTCGTCCTCTGCGCAAACCGTTGATCGTCCTGACACCAAAGTCGCTGCTGCGCCACAAACTGGCCGTCTCGACTCTGGAAGACCTGGCCGAAGGTTCGTTCCAGACCGTTATCCCGGAAATCGACGTACAAGACCCGAAAAAGGTCGGTCGCGTAGTTCTCTGCAGCGGCAAGGTTTACTACGACTTGCTGGAAAAACGCCGTGCCGAAGGTCGTGATGACATCGCCATCGTGCGTCTCGAGCAGCTGTACCCATTCCCTGAGGACGACTTGATTGAAGTCCTGGCTCCTTATTCCAACCTCAAACATATCGTTTGGTGTCAGGAAGAGCCGATGAACCAGGGTGCCTGGTACTGCAGCCAACATCACATGCGTCGCATCGTAGGTGGTCACAACAAATCTCTCGTACTTGAGTACGCGGGCCGTGACGCTTCTGCTGCACCTGCTTGTGGTTATGCATCGATGCACGCTGAGCAGCAGGCAAAACTGCTGCAAGACGCCTTTACTGTTTAACGCCTTCGCGCACCTGAAACCGAATTTAAGGACCCACAGATAATGGCTATCGAAATCAAAGCCCCCACTTTCCCGGAATCGGTTGCCGATGGCACCGTTGCCACCTGGCACAAAAAACCGGGCGACGCCGTCAAGCGTGATGACCTGATCGTCGATATCGAAACCGATAAAGTCGTACTGGAAGTGTTGGCTACCGCTGACGGCGTGCTGGGCGCCATCGTCAAGAACGAAGGCGACACCGTTCTGTCTGACGAAGTCCTGGGCTCCATCGAAGCGGGCGGCGCTGCTGCCGCACCAACTGCTGCTCCGGCCGCGGCACAAGCGGCAGCTTCTGCCGACGCTGGCGAAGATGATCCTGTTGCTGCACCGGCTGCGCGCAAAATAGCTGAAGAAAACGGCATCAACATTGCGTCCGTTGCCGGTACCGGCAAAGGCGGTCGTGTGACCAAGGAAGACGTGGTAGCTGCTGTTGCTGCCAAGAAAGCCGCTCCGGCTGCCGCGCCTGCCAAGGCAGCGGCACCTGCGGCAGCGGCGCCAGTGTTCGCTGCTGGCGATCGCATTGAGAAGCGCGTACCGATGACTCGCGTTCGGGCTACCGTGGCCAAGCGTCTGGTTGAAGCTCAGTCGAACATGGCGATGCTGACCACGTTTAACGAAGTCGACATGACCGAAGTCATGGCCCTGCGTTCGAAGTACAAGGACCTGTTTGAGAAGTCCCACAACGGCGTCCGCCTGGGCTTCATGTCGTTCTTCGTCAAGGCCGCCACCGAAGCGCTGAAACGCTTCCCCGCAGTCAACGCATCGATCGACGGTGCCGACATCGTTTACCACGGCTACGCCGACGTTGGTGTGGCTGTTTCCAGCGACCGCGGTCTGGTTGTACCGGTTCTGCGTAACGCCGAGCTGATGAGCCTGGCTGAAATCGAAGGCGGCATCGCTGCTTTCGGCAAGAAGGCTCGCGACGGCAAGCTGTCGATGGACGAGATGACCGGTGGCACGTTCACCATCACCAACGGTGGTACTTTCGGTTCGATGATGTCGACCCCGATCGTTAACCCGCCGCAGGCAGCCATCCTGGGCATGCACAACATTCTGCAGCGTCCTATGGCGATCAACGGTCAGGTCGTTATTCGTCCGATGATGTACCTGGCACTGTCCTACGATCACCGTCTGATCGATGGCAAAGAAGCTGTGACCTTCCTGGTTACCATCAAGAACCTGCTGGAAGACCCGGCTCGTTTGCTGCTGGATATCTGATAGAAGCAGTTGCGAGCTGCAAGCTTCAAGCTGCGAGAAGACGCAGTTTGGCAAGCAGCTCGCGGCTTGAAGCTTTTCGCTAAAGAGGATTTTTTGAATGTCGCAGAAATTTGACGTAGTAGTGATCGGCGCGGGCCCTGGCGGCTACGTGGCTGCCATCAAAGCAGCGCAACTGGGCCTCACCACTGCCTGCATCGAGAAATACACCGACAAGGAAGGCAAACTCGCCCTCGGCGGTACGTGCTTGAACGTCGGCTGCATTCCATCCAAAGCGCTGCTGGACAGCTCCTGGAAGTTTCACGAGGCCCAAGACGGCTTCGCGATCCACGGCATCAACCACGCAGGCGTGACCATGGATGTGCCCGCGATGATCGGCCGTAAGGCCAACATCGTCAAAGGCCTGACCTCCGGCGTCGCGACACTGTTTAAGGCGAATGGCGTGACCTCCCTGCAAGGCCACGGCAAGCTGCTGGCCGGCAAGAAAGTCGAAATCACCAAGCCTGATGGCTCGGTAGAAATCATCGAAGCCGAGAACGTGATTCTGGCTCCGGGTTCGCGTCCAATCGACATTCCACCGGCTCCAGTCGATCAGAACGTGATCGTCGATTCGACCGGCGCTCTGGAGTTCCAATCGGTTCCAAAACGCTTGGGCGTGATTGGCGCTGGCGTTATTGGTCTGGAACTGGGTTCGGTATGGTCCCGTCTGGGCGCTGAAGTGACTGTCCTGGAAGCCCTGGATACGTTCCTGATGGCTGCTGACGCCGCCATTTCCAAAGAAGCACTGAAAACCCTGACCAAGCAAGGCCTGGACATCAAGCTGGGCGCTCGCGTGACCGGCTCCAAGGTCAACGGCGACGAAGTCGTGGTGACCTACACCGACGCCAAGGGCGAACAGACCATCACGTTCGACAAGCTGATCGTAGCCGTTGGTCGTCGTCCAGTGACCACTGATCTGCTGGCCTCCGATTGCGGCGTGACCCTCGATGAACGCGGTTTTGTGCATGTCGACGATCATTGCGCGACCACCGTCCCAGGCGTTTTCGCCATCGGTGACGTGGTTCGCGGCATGATGCTGGCACACAAGGCCTCGGAAGAGGGCATCATGGTCGTCGAGCGCATCAAGGGCCACAAAGCT is a window of Pseudomonas sp. DC1.2 DNA encoding:
- a CDS encoding 2-oxoglutarate dehydrogenase E1 component, whose amino-acid sequence is MQESVMQRMWNSAYLSGSNAAYVEELYELYLHDPNAVPEEWRTYFQKLPADGNTATDVSHSTIRDHFVLLAKNQRRAQPVSAGSVSSEHEKKQVEVLRLIQAYRMRGHQAAQLDPLGLWQRPAPADLSINHYGLTNADLDTTFRAGDLFIGKEEASLREIHEALQQTYCRTIGAEFTHIVDSEQRHWFQQRLESVRSRPTYSADIKSHLLERVTAAEGLEKYLGTKYPGTKRFGLEGGESLIPLLDELIQRSGSYGTKEIVIGMAHRGRLNVLVNTFGKNPRDLFDEFEGKKKVELGSGDVKYHQGFSSNVMTAGGEVHLAMAFNPSHLEIVSPVVEGSVRARQDRRNDPTGEKVLPISIHGDAAFAGQGVVMETFQMSQTRGFKTGGTIHLVINNQVGFTISNPEDSRSTEYCTDVAKMIQAPILHVNGDDPEAVLFVTQLAIDYRMQFKRDVVIDLVCYRRRGHNEADEPSGTQPLMYQQIAKQRTTRELYAERLTQAGVVDDARVQAKIDEYRNALDNGLHVVKSLVKEPNKELFVDWRPYLGHAWTARHDTTFDLKTLQELSAKLLEIPEGFVVQRQVSKIYEDRQKMQVGGLPINWGYAETMAYATLAFEGHPIRMTGQDIGRGTFSHRHAVLHNQKDAGSYIPLQHLYNGQPRFDLYDSLLSEEAVLAFEYGYSTTEPNALVIWEAQFGDFANGAQVVIDQFITSGEHKWGRLCGLTMLLPHGYEGQGPEHSSARLERYLQLCAEHNIQVCVPTTPAQIYHLLRRQVIRPLRKPLIVLTPKSLLRHKLAVSTLEDLAEGSFQTVIPEIDVQDPKKVGRVVLCSGKVYYDLLEKRRAEGRDDIAIVRLEQLYPFPEDDLIEVLAPYSNLKHIVWCQEEPMNQGAWYCSQHHMRRIVGGHNKSLVLEYAGRDASAAPACGYASMHAEQQAKLLQDAFTV
- the odhB gene encoding 2-oxoglutarate dehydrogenase complex dihydrolipoyllysine-residue succinyltransferase, with the translated sequence MAIEIKAPTFPESVADGTVATWHKKPGDAVKRDDLIVDIETDKVVLEVLATADGVLGAIVKNEGDTVLSDEVLGSIEAGGAAAAPTAAPAAAQAAASADAGEDDPVAAPAARKIAEENGINIASVAGTGKGGRVTKEDVVAAVAAKKAAPAAAPAKAAAPAAAAPVFAAGDRIEKRVPMTRVRATVAKRLVEAQSNMAMLTTFNEVDMTEVMALRSKYKDLFEKSHNGVRLGFMSFFVKAATEALKRFPAVNASIDGADIVYHGYADVGVAVSSDRGLVVPVLRNAELMSLAEIEGGIAAFGKKARDGKLSMDEMTGGTFTITNGGTFGSMMSTPIVNPPQAAILGMHNILQRPMAINGQVVIRPMMYLALSYDHRLIDGKEAVTFLVTIKNLLEDPARLLLDI
- the lpdA gene encoding dihydrolipoyl dehydrogenase produces the protein MSQKFDVVVIGAGPGGYVAAIKAAQLGLTTACIEKYTDKEGKLALGGTCLNVGCIPSKALLDSSWKFHEAQDGFAIHGINHAGVTMDVPAMIGRKANIVKGLTSGVATLFKANGVTSLQGHGKLLAGKKVEITKPDGSVEIIEAENVILAPGSRPIDIPPAPVDQNVIVDSTGALEFQSVPKRLGVIGAGVIGLELGSVWSRLGAEVTVLEALDTFLMAADAAISKEALKTLTKQGLDIKLGARVTGSKVNGDEVVVTYTDAKGEQTITFDKLIVAVGRRPVTTDLLASDCGVTLDERGFVHVDDHCATTVPGVFAIGDVVRGMMLAHKASEEGIMVVERIKGHKAQMNYDLVPSVIYTHPEIAWVGKNEQQLKAEGVEVNVGTFPFAASGRAMAANDTGGFVKVIADAKTDRVLGVHVIGPSAAELVQQGAIGMEFGTSAEDLGMMVFSHPTLSEALHEAALAVNGGAIHIANRKKR